One Prunus dulcis chromosome 7, ALMONDv2, whole genome shotgun sequence DNA segment encodes these proteins:
- the LOC117633750 gene encoding histone-lysine N-methyltransferase SUVR5, with product MEVLPCSSVQCVGQSDCPQHSSATTSVYDGESNCLEHEKQVHVADGRVDDLLPNVEGPQLVRQGQVQEAVDELHTSEGCQNGASCLDSQAEGQKSSSISHDFDDDDINEQNYCTEPCLTSDNGHLIVDSRENELPNNRREGELYLSESTWLESDESVALWVKWRGKWQTGIRCARADCPLSTLRAKPTHDRKKYFVIFFPHTRNYSWADTLLVRSINEYPHPIAYKTHKVGLKLVKDLTVARRFIMQKLAVGMLNVVDQFHTEALIETARDVAVWKEFAMEASRCNGYSDLGNMLRKLQSMISQSYINSDWQEKSYHLWVQQCQNASSAATVEVLKEELVESILWNEVQSLQNAPLQPTLGSEWKTWKHEVMKWFSTSHPISNGADFQQQSSDGPLATSLQTGRKRPKLEVRRAEAHASQVESRGSDEAIAIEIDSEFFNNRDTANAATLASEPYKEEDMKDIAPQTDTPSGVAHKWDEVVVEAGNSEFNRTKDVEFTPVNEVAAVKSSDPGSKNRQCIAYIESKGRQCVRWANDGDVYCCVHLSSRFMGNSTKAEGSHSSDTPMCEGTTVLGTRCKHRSLYGSSFCKKHRPKDDMKTILSFPENALKRKYEETIPSLETINCREIVLVGDVESPLQVDPVSVMAGDASYERTSLFEKSESPAKACNSSGELRCIGSCLHDNSNPCLESPKRHSLYCEKHLPSWLKRARNGKSRIISKEVFIDLLKDCHSQEQKFQLHQACELFYKLFKSILSLRNPVPKDVQFQWALSEASKNFGVGEIFTKLVCSEKERLKRIWGFNTDEDTGALSSVMEEQALLPWAVDDNHDSEKAIKCKVCSQEFVDDQALGTHWMDNHKKEAQWLFRGYACAICLDSFTNKKVLEAHVQERHRVQFVEQCMLLQCIPCRSHFGNTEQLWLHVLAVHTDDFRLSEASQPILSAGDDSPRKLELCNSASVENNSENLSGSRKFVCRFCGLKFDLLPDLGRHHQAAHMGPSLVSSRPSKRGIRYYAYRLKSGRLSRPRLKKSLAAASYRIRNRANATMKKRIQASKALGAGGINIQRHATEGASLCRLAESHCSAVARILFSEMQKTKRRPSNLDILSVARSACCKISLKAFLEGKYGVLPEHLYLKAAKLCSEHNIQVGWHQDGFICPKGCNAFKECLLSPLMPLPIGIVGHKVPPSSDPLDDKWEMDESHYIIDAHHLSQISFQKALVLCNDVSFGQELVPVVCVADEGHLDSYNALAHSSNDQNAGHSMPWESFTYIMKPLVHQSLGLDTESVQLGCVCPHSTCCPETCDHVYLFDNDYDDAKDIFGKPMRGRFPYDGKGRIILEEGYLVYECNQMCSCNRTCPNRVLQNGVRVKLEVFKTEKKGWAVRAGEAILRGTFVCEYIGEVLDELEANNRRNRYGKDGCSYLYEVDAHINDMSRLVEGQVNYVIDSTNYGNVSRFINHSCSPNLVNHQVLVESMDSQRAHIGLYANRDIALGEELTYDYRYKLLPGEGYPCHCGASTCRGRLY from the exons ATGGAAGTGCTCCCTTGCTCCAGCGTTCAGTGTGTTGGACAATCTGATTGCCCTCAACATAGTTCAGCAACAACTTCTGTCTATGATGGAGAATCCAACTGCCTTGAACATGAGAAGCAAGTGCATGTGGCAGATGGCAGAGTAGATGACTTATTACCAAATGTGGAAGGGCCTCAACTAGTAAGACAAGGTCAAGTTCAAGAGGCAGTTGATGAATTGCATACTTCAGAAGGATGTCAAAATGGAGCTTCATGTCTTGATAGTCAAGCGGAGGGCCAAAAGTCGTCCAGTATATCACATGATTTTGACGATGATGACATAAATGAACAGAATTACTGCACAGAACCTTGTCTAACCTCTGACAATGGTCATCTGATTGTAGATAGCAGGGAAAATGAATTGCCAAACAACAGAAGGGAAGGAGAGTTGTATCTTTCAGAGTCTACATGGCTAGAAAGTGATGAATCTGTGGCATTGTGGGTCAAG TGGAGAGGGAAGTGGCAGACAGGAATTCGATGTGCGCGAGCTGACTGCCCCTTATCAACTTTGAGAGCAAAACCAACTCATGACaggaaaaaatattttgtgatATTTTTTCCACacacaaggaattattcttgGGCAGACACGCTACTTGTTCGTTCGATCAATGAATATCCACATCCTATTGCATATAAAACACATAAAGTTGGACTAAAATTGGTAAAAGATTTGACTGTAGCACGTCGGTTTATTATGCAAAAGTTGGCTGTTGGAATGCTGAATGTTGTTGACCAATTTCATACTGAG GCTTTGATAGAGACTGCCCGTGATGTGGCCGTCTGGAAGGAGTTTGCAATGGAGGCTTCTCGCTGTAATGGCTATTCTGATCTTGGAAATATGCTTCGGAAGCTGCAAAGT ATGATATCACAGAGCTACATAAATTCTGACTGGCAAGAAAAGTCGTATCACCTTTGGGTGCAACAGTGTCAGAATGCGTCTAGTGCTGCAACTGTTGAAGTACTGAAGGAG GAATTGGTTGAGTCTATTCTCTGGAATGAAGTTCAGTCTCTCCAGAATGCACCATTGCAGCCTACATTGGGTTCTGAGTGGAAAACTTGGAAGCATGAAGTTATGAAATGGTTTTCAACCTCTCATCCCATATCCAATGGTGCAGACTTTCAACAGCAGAGTAGTGATGGTCCCTTGGCCACAAGTCTCCAAACTGGCAGGAAAAGGCCCAAGCTTGAAGTTCGTCGTGCGGAGGCACATGCTTCCCAGGTGGAATCCAGGGGTTCAGATGAGGCTATAGCTATTGAAATTGACTCTGAATTCTTTAATAATCGAGACACTGCAAATGCTGCTACATTAGCATCAGAGCCttacaaagaagaagatatgaaAGATATAGCTCCACAGACAGACACACCTAGTGGTGTTGCTCATAAATGGGATGAAGTCGTTGTTGAAGCTGGAAATTCTGAGTTCAACCGAACCAAAGATGTGGAATTTACACCAGTCAATGAAGTAGCTGCTGTAAAATCTTCTGATCCTGGAAGTAAAAATCGACAGTGCATTGCTTATATTGAATCCAAGGGAAGGCAATGCGTGAGGTGGGCAAATGATGGTGATGTTTACTGTTGTGTGCATTTGTCCTCTCGTTTCATGGGCAACTCTACGAAAGCAGAAGGGTCTCACTCTAGTGATACACCAATGTGTGAAGGAACAACTGTCCTTGGAACTAGATGTAAGCATCGATCTTTATATGGCTCGTCATTTTGTAAGAAGCATAGACCAAAAGATGATATGAAAACCATCTTAAGTTTTCCAGAGAATGCACTTAAGAGAAAGTATGAGGAAACCATTCCAAGTTTAGAGACCATAAACTGCAGAGAGATAGTATTGGTCGGAGATGTTGAGAGTCCTCTACAAGTGGATCCTGTATCAGTCATGGCTGGTGATGCCTCCTATGAAAGAACGAGCTTATTTGAGAAGTCTGAGTCTCCTGCCAAAGCTTGTAATAGCTCAGGAGAGCTGCGTTGCATAGGCTCTTGTTTGCATGATAACAGCAACCCTTGTCTGGAAAGTCCAAAGAGGCATTCATTATATTGTGAAAAGCACCTCCCAAGTTGGCTCAAACGTGCAAGAAATGGTAAGAGTAGGATAATATCAAAAGAAGTGTTTATAGATCTTTTGAAGGATTGTCACTCACAGGAGCAAAAGTTTCAGTTGCATCAAGCATGTGAGCTCTTTTACAAGCTCTTTAAAAGTATACTGTCTTTAAGAAATCCTGTTCCTAAGGATGTTCAATTTCAGTGGGCCCTATCTGAAGCTTCTAAAAATTTTGGTGTTGGGGAAATATTCACAAAGTTGGTTTGCAGTGAGAAGGAGAGACTCAAAAGAATTTGGGGATTCAATACTGATGAAGATACAGGTGCTTTGTCCTCTGTCATGGAAGAACAAGCTCTGCTGCCATGGGCTGTGGATGACAACCATGACAGTGAAAAAGCCATTAAGTGCAAAGTTTGTTCCCAAGAGTTTGTGGACGATCAAGCACTTGGAACTCACTGGATGGACAATCATAAAAAGGAAGCACAATGGCTGTTTAGAGGTTATGCATGTGCCATCTGCCTGGATTCTTTTACTAATAAGAAAGTATTGGAAGCTCATGTTCAGGAGAGACACCGCGTACAATTTGTTGAACAATGCATGCTTCTCCAGTGTATTCCTTGTAGAAGCCATTTTGGGAACACAGAGCAGTTATGGTTGCATGTGCTTGCGGTTCATACTGATGATTTCAGGCTCTCTGAAGCTTCTCAACCTATTCTGTCTGCTGGTGATGATTCTCCAAGGAAGCTTGAGTTGTGCAATTCAGCTTCTGTGGAGAATAACTCTGAGAATTTAAGTGGTTCCCGAAAGTTTGTTTGCAGGTTTTGTGGGTTGAAGTTTGATTTACTTCCCGATCTTGGTCGTCACCATCAAGCTGCTCACATGGGGCCAAGTTTAGTCAGTTCTCGGCCTTCAAAGAGGGGGATACGGTATTATGCTTATAGGTTAAAATCTGGGAGACTTAGCCGTCctagattaaaaaaaagtttggcAGCAGCATCATATAGGATCAGGAATAGAGCAAATGCTACTATGAAGAAGCGAATTCAAGCTTCGAAGGCACTTGGCGCAGGAGGAATAAATATACAGCGTCATGCAACTGAGGGAGCAAGTCTTTGTAGATTAGCGGAATCGCATTGTTCAGCAGTAGCcagaattttgttttctgagaTGCAGAAAACAAAACGCAGGCCCAGCAACCTAGACATTTTATCTGTTGCTCGCTCTGCTTGCTGCAAGATCAGTCTTAAGGCCTTTCTGGAGGGAAAATATGGAGTATTGCCAGAACATTTGTATCTGAAGGCAGCCAAGCTTTGCAGTGAGCATAATATTCAGGTAGGTTGGCATCAAGATGGCTTTATTTGCCCTAAAGGATGCAATGCTTTCAAGGAATGCTTGCTGTCTCCCTTGATGCCTCTTCCAATTGGTATTGTTGGGCACAAAGTTCCACCTTCATCAGATCCTCTTGACGATAAGTGGGAGATGGATGAAAGCCACTATATTATTGATGCCCATCACTTGAGCCAAATTTCCTTCCAAAAGGCTCTTGTCTTGTGTAATGATGTAAGCTTTGGACAGGAATTGGTTCCAGTGGTCTGTGTAGCAGATGAAGGTCACTTGGATTCTTATAATGCTCTTGCACATAGTTCTAATGACCAAAATGCTGGGCATTCCATGCCTTGGGAGAGCTTTACCTATATCATGAAGCCATTGGTTCATCAATCCCTTGGACTTGATACAGAG AGTGTGCAATTGGGGTGTGTATGCCCACATTCTACATGCTGTCCAGAAACGTGTGATCATGTGTACCTTTTTGATAATGACTATGATGATGCAAAAGACATCTTTGGGAAACCCATGCGTGGCAGGTTCCCATATGATGGGAAGGGTCGAATTATCTTGGAG GAAGGGTACCTCgtttatgaatgcaatcagaTGTGCAGCTGTAATAGAACCTGTCCTAATAGGGTTTTGCAGAATGGAGTAAGAGTGAAATTGGAAGTCttcaaaacagagaaaaag GGGTGGGCAGTCAGGGCAGGTGAAGCAATCCTGCGTGGCACGTTTGTTTGTGAGTACATTGGTGAAGTTCTGGATGAGCTTGAGGCAAATAATAGGCGCAACAG GTATGGAAAAGACGGTTGCAGCTATTTATATGAAGTTGATGCTCATATTAATGATATGAGCAGATTGGTAGAAGGACAAGTCAATTATGTAATTGACTCCACTAACTACGGAAATGTTTCGAGATTCATCAATCATAG CTGCTCGCCTAATCTTGTGAATCACCAAGTTCTTGTGGAAAGCATGGATAGTCAGCGTGCACATATTGGTCTCTATGCAAATCGAGAT ATAGCTTTGGGGGAAGAACTAACATATGACTATCGGTATAAACTGCTTCCTGGAGAAGGATATCCATGCCATTGTGGAGCTTCCACATGCCGGGGCCGGCTTTATTAA
- the LOC117633751 gene encoding uncharacterized protein LOC117633751 — protein sequence MATPIKLNTLCSLLMASLFAYSASVQLDDSDWYFWFSLYGGACVVNLVNWAISSKAIKHVAEGALWLGIFLFIRVIAESTLVDGVSGFWSLDLSERVIREKIGSGLVIISMILQLTASSLEAPPHKQQSKFPRYVEYGMAILVGFSYGLPFVFFVVQKGELKF from the exons atggctACACCCATCAAGCTGAACACTTTGTGTTCTCTACTTATGGCATCACTGTTTGCTTACTCTGCATCAGTGCAGTTAGATGACTCTG atTGGTACTTCTGGTTCTCTCTCTATGGTGGTGCTTGTGTTGTTAATCTGGTGAATTGGGCTATTTCATCCAAAGCAATTAAGCATGTTGCTGAGGGGGCACTATGGCTTgggatatttttgtttatcagGGTCATAGCTGAAAGCACCTTGGTGGATGGTGTGTCTGGGTTCTGGTCCCTGGATTTAAGTGAGAGAGTTATTAGGGAGAAAATAGGAAGTGGGTTGGTTATAATCTCCATGATTTTGCAGTTGACAGCATCTTCATTAGAAGCTCCCCCACATAAACAGCAAAGCAAATTTCCAAGATATGTTGAATATG GAATGGCAATCTTGGTTGGGTTCAGTTATGGGCTTCCCTTTGTCTTCTTTGTGGTCCAAAAAGGAGAACTGAAGTTCTGA
- the LOC117634210 gene encoding BTB/POZ domain-containing protein At3g50780, giving the protein MAEIRLTRVEQGQTKIRNVPIAVTPEGFWCCPSPVVFQKTLKAQNSLHKPKPSSPPPPPKTTAQRKQTPLSEKKLAFTPSRSGSINDGQRAFGPEAPDAPTVSASLVPERVPRPKVENLPRKVAIEFGEPGTSDMKVVLLGKQGFCVKLSVHKNVLVEHSNFFADKLSEQQSGSSCLEIEECDDVEIYVETVGLMYCKDMRQRLMKQSVSRVLRILKIAELLAFNSCMQSCLEYLEAVPWVGDEEEEKVVSSVLRLQSEGIGVTPVLKRVSSDISKPPKDTLSHIIELVLASNEERGRREMKSVVLKLLKENNSASSSTGSADVCHETLYNSCRCCLNLLLSLFKQATEPECADKPVDNKEPVVKQIALASDNLSWLLEILADKQAADEFGVMWASQQELASLHTKLPIVSRYHVSCITARLFVGIGRGELLPCKDTRQLLLQTWLQPLINDYNWLQHGCRSFDRKVVEEGIGRTILTLPLEDQQSILLSWLGSFLKAGDSCPNLQRAFEVWWRRTFVRPYVEGQGSSLQSDSSMTS; this is encoded by the exons ATGGCTGAAATTAGACTTACAAGGGTAGAACAAGGCCAAACCAAGATTAGAAATGTCCCAATTGCCGTGACACCAGAAGGTTTCTGGTGTTGCCCTTCTCCTGTTGTGTTTCAAAAGACCCTCAAAGCTCAAAATTCCCTACACAAACCCAAGCcctcatcaccaccaccaccacccaagACAACAGCTCAGAGGAAACAAACACCACTTAGTGAAAAAAAGCTAGCGTTTACCCCATCGAGATCAGGGAGTATTAATGATGGTCAACGAGCATTTGGTCCTGAGGCGCCTGATGCACCCACGGTGAGTGCTTCTCTGGTTCCCGAGAGAGTCCCGAGGCCCAAAGTTGAAAATTTGCCAAGGAAAGTTGCAATTGAGTTTGGTGAACCTGGAACTAGTGATATGAAGGTGGTTCTACTTGGAAAACAAGGATTTTGTGTGAAGTTGAGCGTTCACAAGAATGTTCTAGTGGAGCATAGCAACTTTTTCGCTGATAAGCTTTCTGAACAACAGTCTGGTTCATCCTGTCTTGAAATCGAAGAATGTGATGATGTTGAAATATATGTTGAAACCGTTGGATTGATGTATTGCAAAGACATGAGGCAACGGCTGATGAAACAGAGTGTCTCTCGTGTACTCCGTATTCTGAAG ATTGCAGAACTTCTTGCCTTCAACTCGTGCATGCAGTCATGTTTAGAATACTTGGAAGCAGTCCCATGGGTTggggatgaagaagaagaaaaagtagtCTCATCAGTCTTGCGACTCCAGAGTGAGGGTATTGGGGTCACTCCAGTATTGAAACGAGTCTCCTCTGACATTTCTAAACCCCCTAAGGACACACTTTCCCACATAATTGAACTTGTTCTCGCAAGCAATGAGGAGAGAGGCAGGCGTGAAATGAAATCCGTTGTGCTGAAGCTCCTTAAGGAGAACAACAGTGCCTCAAGCTCTACAGGTTCAGCTGATGTCTGCCATGAAACACTGTATAACTCATGCAGATGCTGTTTGAACTTGCTTTTGTCCCTGTTCAAGCAGGCTACAGAACCAGAGTGTGCTGATAAACCCGTCGACAACAAAGAACCTGTGGTGAAGCAAATAGCTTTGGCTTCTGATAACCTCTCATGGTTGCTTGAGATTTTGGCTGACAAACAAGCAGCAGACGAATTTGGAGTAATGTGGGCTAGCCAGCAAGAATTGGCATCCTTGCATACAAAGCTGCCTATTGTGTCTCGTTACCATGTTAGCTGTATTACGGCAAGGCTGTTTGTTGGCATTGGTAGAGGGGAGCTGCTGCCATGTAAGGATACCCGCCAACTGTTGTTACAAACCTGGTTACAGCCATTGATCAATGACTACAATTGGCTGCAACATGGGTGCCGGTCATTTGACCGGAAGGTTGTGGAAGAAGGAATTGGTAGGACAATCCTCACTCTGCCTCTAGAGGACCAGCAAAGTATTTTGCTTTCTTGGTTGGGCAGTTTTCTGAAGGCTGGTGATAGCTGCCCAAATCTTCAGAGGGCCTTTGAAGTTTGGTGGCGGAGAACTTTCGTCAGACCCTATGTGGAAGGGCAAGGCAGTTCACTTCAGTCAGATAGCTCAATGACATCATAG
- the LOC117635856 gene encoding BEL1-like homeodomain protein 4, translating into MGIATVAPLLPTPPSIFSSSSSKGHHHHSIIDSENYSNSPNSMSQDYHHQGIFTFSNGFERSAMTTHQEQQQQQQHHLAQQIRREKLRVQGFETPPPPPLVGLDEEESGGLPVYETAGMLSEMFNYPPGGGPAGAAELLEHPMAQAYRMARQQQEPVSGAAEWYGSRVVGGGLGALGDSKNHNSRDSIQHHHQQQHQISTINADSAAAMQLFLMNPSQPRSPSPPAHTTSSTLHMLLPNPSSTTNSLQGFATPSGGGGAFGQFTWVPESHHGHDGGNPTGGAGEIGGVVEGQGLSLSLSTSLQHLEAAKAEEFRMGSDSAGGLLYYNNQGDHQGSTNQYKNLGAHHHHHQHHQSQQQQQQQQALHSLQQGGVVGGHVGFGSSSGSASSFGVVNVLRNSKYVKAAQELLEEFCSVGRGQLKKNKFGGTGGRHNSTNPSSNPAGSGGGGGASSSSSKDVPPLSAADRIEHQRRKVKLLSMLDEVDRRYNHYCEQMQMVVNAFDLVMGFGAAVPYTALAQKAMSRHFRCLKDAITAQLKHSCELLGEKDGAGTSGITKGETPRLKMLEQSLRQQRAFHQMGMMEQEAWRPQRGLPERSVNILRAWLFEHFLHPYPSDADKHLLARQTGLSRNQVSNWFINARVRLWKPMVEEMYQQETNEEVGGAAAAAADHHHQDQRERNNQNQNSSGLDAQTPTPTTTAATTTTTTTPTTTPTTTNSPTGKRSEINASENDPSLITINRQQQQLQHHLQQPMMATTTASAVALTASQCFATTSTTANDRLASEDTCRRGSMVAADYGTTSGNAYIAAHDHQSSSNIGSSTTLISFGTTTAAGDVSLTLGLRHAGGGNNMPEKNPPSFSIRDFGGC; encoded by the exons ATGGGCATAGCAACCGTAGCGCCACTTCTTCCAACACCACCATCAATCTTCTCAAGCTCATCATCAAAAGGTCATCACCACCACTCAATTATTGATTCAGAAAACTACTCCAATTCTCCTAATTCTATGTCCCAAGACTATCACCACCAAGGCATCTTCACCTTCTCCAATGGCTTCGAGAGATCGGCTATGACAACCCACCAAgagcagcaacagcagcagcaacacCACTTGGCGCAACAGATCCGGAGAGAAAAGCTGAGGGTGCAAGGCTTCGAAACCCCGCCCCCTCCACCATTGGTTGGCCTAGACGAAGAAGAATCCGGAGGCCTTCCGGTGTATGAAACCGCGGGCATGTTGTCCGAGATGTTCAATTACCCTCCAGGTGGCGGCCCTGCTGGGGCAGCCGAACTGCTGGAGCATCCGATGGCTCAGGCCTATCGGATGGCTCGGCAGCAGCAGGAGCCTGTGTCTGGTGCGGCCGAGTGGTACGGAAGCAGAGTGGTGGGGGGTGGATTGGGAGCATTGGGAGATTCAAAAAATCACAATAGCCGCGACAGTATTcagcatcatcatcaacagCAGCATCAGATTTCAACAATTAATGCGGACTCAGCGGCAGCCATGCAGCTTTTTCTTATGAACCCATCACAACCAAGATCGCCTTCTCCTCCAGCTCACACAACTTCTTCCACCCTCCACATGTTGCTTCCAAACCCATCATCCACTACCAACTCACTCCAAGGCTTTGCTACTCCATCTGGAGGAGGAGGGGCTTTTGGTCAATTCACATGGGTTCCTGAGAGTCATCATGGACATGATGGAGGCAATCCCACCGGCGGTGCCGGTGAAATTGGAGGGGTTGTGGAAGGCCAAGGCCTTTCATTATCTTTATCAACTTCATTGCAGCACTTGGAGGCAGCGAAAGCTGAGGAATTCAGGATGGGATCAGATAGTGCAGGTGGGTTACTATATTACAACAATCAAGGAGATCATCAAGGCTCAACCAATCAGTACAAGAATTTAGGagctcatcatcatcatcatcaacatcatcaaagccagcagcagcagcagcagcagcaggcaTTGCACAGTTTGCAGCAAGGAGGGGTTGTGGGAGGACATGTTGGGTTTGGGTCATCATCAGGATCAGCCTCATCATTTGGAGTTGTGAATGTGTTGAGGAACTCCAAGTATGTGAAGGCAGCCCAAGAACTGTTGGAAGAGTTTTGCAGTGTAGGGAGGGGTCAGCTCAAGAAGAACAAGTTTGGTGGGACTGGTGGTAGGCATAACTCCACAAACCCTAGTTCCAATCCGGCTGgcagtggtggtggtggtggtgcctcttcatcttcatcaaaGGATGTGCCTCCTTTGTCAGCCGCTGATAGGATTGAACACCAAAGAAGGAAGGTCAAACTATTGTCCATGCTTGATGAG GTGGACCGTAGGTACAACCACTACTGTGAGCAAATGCAAATGGTGGTGAACGCATTCGACCTGGTCATGGGTTTCGGGGCGGCGGTGCCGTACACAGCCCTAGCGCAGAAGGCCATGTCACGGCATTTCCGGTGCCTAAAGGATGCGATAACGGCACAGTTGAAGCACAGCTGTGAGCTACTGGGAGAAAAAGATGGTGCGGGGACCTCAGGAATAACAAAAGGAGAAACGCCAAGGTTGAAGATGCTAGAGCAAAGCCTAAGGCAGCAAAGAGCATTTCATCAAATGGGCATGATGGAACAAGAAGCTTGGAGGCCCCAACGAGGCTTGCCCGAACGCTCTGTCAACATCTTGAGGGCCTGGCTTTTTGAGCATTTTCTTCACCC GTACCCAAGCGATGCTGATAAGCATCTGTTGGCACGACAGACTGGTCTATCGAGAAATCAG gtctcaaattGGTTCATAAATGCTAGGGTTCGATTGTGGAAACCCATGGTGGAAGAGATGTACCAGCAAGAAACCAATGAAGAAGTTGGGGGtgctgcagcagcagcagctgatcatcatcatcaagatCAGAGAGAACGTaacaaccaaaaccaaaatagtAGTGGCCTCGATGCACAAACTCCAACGCCTACAACGACAGCTGCCACAACAACAACGACAACGACGCCAACAACAACACCAACGACAACAAATTCGCCAACAGGCAAAAGATCCGAAATCAATGCCTCCGAAAACGACCCTTCACTCATCACAATCAAtaggcagcagcagcagctgcagCACCACTTGCAACAGCCCATGATGGCCACCACCACCGCAAGCGCGGTGGCGCTAACTGCATCGCAATGTTTCGCCACCACATCCACCACCGCAAATGATAGGCTGGCTTCCGAGGACACATGTCGCCGAGGCAGCATGGTGGCAGCGGATTACGGGACCACCTCGGGTAATGCATATATTGCAGCTCATGATCATCAAAGTAGTAGTAATATTGGGTCTTCTACTACGCTTATAAGCTTTGGGACCACCACGGCAGCTGGTGACGTGTCACTCACTCTAGGGCTTCGCCATGCTGGTGGTGGAAACAATATGCCTGAGAAGAATCCTCCTTCTTTCTCTATTAGAGACTTCGGGGGCTGTTAA